Proteins from one Anopheles nili chromosome 2, idAnoNiliSN_F5_01, whole genome shotgun sequence genomic window:
- the LOC128727892 gene encoding membrane-associated guanylate kinase, WW and PDZ domain-containing protein 1 has product MSESVATDSTMGVQSDSGQDASQGGGGSDNHGAQNGTGSGQSSTEHHGPPPPGVPPGGSAGNNGNLALHHNSQHLHQHHHHHHHHHHLQQQQQGNDGSVSIATGDSETGSFYDQKTDVSSHQLDDEDGLGPLPPKWEKAYTDSGEVYFIDHNTGTSHWLDPRLSKFQKKSLEDCQDDELPYGWEKICDPHYGTYYIDHVNRKTQYENPVLQAKRMQERSGSSVDGPNPLDGGGASGGGPLGGGGGPLGGGGGGRVNHFTKNPANLRGERLMTTLVKSIRGLGFTIVGGDDNVEEFLQIKSIVPNGPAWMDGQLKMGDVLVYVNDICVLGFTHHEMVNIFQSIMAGEEVHLDVCRGYPLPFDPNDPNTEVVTTIAVDGLVPNGGAVIADSELKFLENGGFMVDHSSGGSSDVLHKNPLAKIQSSGSGPTITSNGGDVYFNDTLSYQQHYNKGKAFDMPPEILHINIVKSDNGFGFTITDSSYGQRVKKILDRQCCKNLQEGDVLLSINSIPVKDMSHNEVVQVLKDCPKNIETTLKVQRGPAPAGGGMMVGPGAPSSASGSLPASSKLTNKLRKSIEMAKFGSGGGGMLKKDGPGVGSNLFRSKTPTADLYSTQAKEILPTRPKTPLVDTRARAKTPSLPLAELNADEIELDGAGGKSVTDSKLELNMKSNGSAHDNDSIANDIALYGHHHPGDDQFHHHHHHHLAHLGHLKHPTLSERLGELTIGGSSNNSTSDTAIYHNHGQQGVGGHSYAGGGGGFHPTNSMGGPGRASAGSNAGGGYNQLYSPPLVPPPPVPPLGQGQGYHHDNCFCYDCQDYRQQQQQQQHLMNRQFPSQPMHHMNPSPHGTYSLPPQMSDNIGKRLNDYLMDRKRSMQQSGNPGPPIGGVPQYDNLYLPHNLQQQQQQQQQHQQMAPHPMHHLQQSPGGGNGMSLYDTQQQQQLSHFYGHPAQMHPAGNGWKMAPGQQQQQQQQQHSPSLQAQQHNNIYGAGFPGGGNGFAGHGLDEYSLTEVTLERQALGFGFRIVGGTEEGSQVTVGHIVPGGAADKDTRIATGDEILNINGVNVENASHHRVVQLMGEAGLRGQVTMILRRRQLTKPMVPPPPPPPFPANPRYPYNVLVTRKENEGFGFVIISSSGQFLGSSIGDLIPGSPAERCGELKIGDRIIAVNSIDITGMSHSDVVNLIKESGLQVKLTIDSPRDGIMHPAIGSLIQPSVPTSAPPHGGVMNGGGVGGGGGGPMLSSNTDLYVSSNSTASGSNGPTINRYPAIIS; this is encoded by the exons ATGAGTGAATCGGTAGCAACCGATAGCACAATGGGCGTACAATCGGATTCCGGGCAGGACGCGTCACAAGGGGGCGGTGGTAGTGATAACCATGGCGCGCaaaatggcaccggaagcgggcAGTCCTCAACGGAGCATCATGGGCCGCCACCTCCTGGTGTACCACCGGGTGGTTCCGCCGGAAACAATGGCAATCTGGCGCTTCACCACAACTCGCAACACCTgcaccagcatcatcatcatcaccatcaccatcatcacctgcagcagcaacaacagggCAACGATGGAAGCGTGTCGATTGCGACGGGTGACAGCGAAACGGGTAGCTTCTATGACCAAAAAACCGACGTCTCGTCACATCAGCTAGACGACGAGGACGGGCTGGGCCCGTTGCCGCCAAAATGGGAGAAAGCTTACACGGACAGTGGCGAGGTGTACTTCATTGA CCACAACACCGGCACATCACACTGGCTGGATCCGCGGTTGTCAAAGTTTCAGAAAAAATCCCTCGAAGACTGCCAAGACGACGAGCTACCGTACGGGTGGGAGAAGATCTGCGATCCTCACTACGGCACGTACTACATCGATCACGTCAACCGGAAAACGCAGTACGAAAACCCCGTCCTGCAGGCCAAACGAATGCAGGAACGCAGCGGATCCTCCGTCGACGGACCGAACCCACTCGATGGTGGAGGAGCGAGTGGTGGAGGACcactgggtgggggtggtggtcccttgggtggtggcggtggtggtcgtGTGAATCATTTCACCAAAAACCCGGCAAACCTGCGTGGGGAGCGCCTGATGACGACGTTGGTTAAATCGATCCGCGGTCTCGGATTTACGATCGTCGGTGGTGACGACAACGTGGAGGAGTTTTTGCAGATTAAATCGATCGTCCCGAACGGACCGGCGTGGATGGATGGCCAGCTAAAGATGGGCGATGTGCTGGTGTACGTGAATGACATCTGTGTGCTTGGGTTTACGCACCACGAGATGGTGAACATCTTCCAGTCGATCATGGCTGGGGAGGAGGTGCATTTGGACGTGTGCCGCGGGTACCCGCTGCCGTTCGATCCGAACGATCCTAATACGGAGGTGGTGACGACGATCGCGGTTGATGGGCTGGTCCCGAACGGTGGTGCCGTGATAGCGGACAGTGAGCTGAAGTTTTTGGAAAACGGTGGCTTCATGGTAGACCACTCGTCGGGAGGATCCTCCGATGTGCTGCACAAGAACCCGCTGGCGAAGATACAATCGTCGGGGAGCGGGCCAACGATCACCTCTAACGGAGGGGATGTTTACTTCAACGACACGCTCTCGTACCAGCAGCACTACAACAAGGGCAAAGCATTCGATATGCCACCGGAAATCCTGCACATCAACATCGTGAAAAGCGACAACGGGTTTGGGTTCACGATCACGGACAGTTCGTACGGACAGCGCGTGAAGAAGATCCTCGATCGGCAGTGCTGCAAGAACCTGCAGGAAGGGGACGTGCTGCTCAGCATCAACTCGATCCCGGTGAAGGACATGAGCCACAACGAGGTGGTGCAGGTGCTGAAGGATTGCCCGAAAAACATCGAAACCACGCTGAAGGTGCAACGCGGGCCAGCACCGGCCGGGGGTGGCATGATGGTCGGACCGGGAGCACCCTCTTCGGCCTCGGGGTCGCTTCCCGCCAGCAGCAAGCTCACGAACAAGCTGCGAAAAAGCATCGAGATGGCCAAATTTGGTTCCGGCGGTGGTGGGATGCTGAAAAAGGACGGCCCCGGGGTTGGTAGTAATCTGTTTCGCAGCAAAACACCGACGGCCGATCTGTACAGCACGCAGGCGAAGGAAATTCTCCCGACACGCCCGAAAACGCCACTCGTCGATACGCGGGCACGTGCGAAAACGCCCTCCCTCCCGTTGGCGGAACTGAACGCGGACGAAATCGAGCTGGATGGTGCGGGTGGGAAGAGTGTGACCGATTCCAAGCTGGAGCTGAACATGAAATCGAATGGAAGCGCGCACGATAACGATTCCATCGCGAACGATATCGCGCTTTATGGGCACCATCATCCGGGTGATGATCagtttcatcatcatcatcaccatcatttgGCGCATCTTGGGCATCTGAAACATCCGACGCTTTCGGAGAGGCTGGGTGAGCTGACGATTGGCGGAAGTTCGAATAACAGCACAAGCGATACGGCTATTTACCACAACCACGGGCAGCAGGGTGTTGGAGGGCATTCGTACgcgggtggaggtggtggattCCACCCGACGAACAGTATGGGAGGACCGGGACGAGCGAGTGCCGGTTCTAATGCCGGAGGAGGGTACAATCAGCTTTACTCCCCACCATtggttccaccaccaccggtgccacCGCTTGGACAAGGGCAAGGATATCATCACGACAATTGTTTCTGCTACGATTGCCAGGACTaccggcaacagcagcagcaacagcagcatctaATGAACCGTCAGTTTCCGTCTCAACCAATGCATCACATGAACCCATCGCCCCACGGAACGTACAGCTTACCACCGCAGATGAGCGACAACATTGGCAAGCGGCTAAACGATTACCTAATGGATCGAAAGCGATCGATGCAGCAATCGGGCAATCCTGGACCACCGATTGGGGGTGTCCCACAGTACGACAATCTCTACCTTCCCCACAacctgcaacagcagcagcagcagcagcaacagcatcaacaaatGGCACCACATCCGATGCATCATCTGCAACAATCACCCGGCGGTGGGAATGGGATGTCGTTGTACGAtacccaacagcagcaacagttgtCCCATTTCTACGGCCATCCAGCACAGATGCATCCGGCTGgaaatggttggaaaatggcaccaggacagcagcagcagcagcagcaacagcaacactcACCATCACTGCAGGCGCAACAGCACAACAACATCTACGGTGCGGGGTTCCCGGGTGGTGGTAACGGGTTCGCAGGACACGGGCTGGATGAGTACTCGCTGACTGAGGTGACGCTCGAACGGCAAGcgcttggtttcggttttcgcaTCGTTGGCGGCACGGAGGAAGGATCACAGGTGACCGTGGGTCACATCGTGCCGGGTGGGGCCGCTGATAAGGACACACGCATCGCGACAGGTGACGAGATCCTCAACATCAACGGTGTGAATGTG GAAAATGCCTCCCACCATCGGGTGGTACAGCTGATGGGTGAAGCCGGACTCCGAGGCCAAGTGACAATGATTCTCCGGCGGAGGCAACTCACGAAACCGATGGTTCCACCGCCCCCGCCACCACCCTTTCCCGCGAATCCTCGCTACCCGTACAACGTGCTCGTGAcacggaaggaaaacgaaggtttcggtttcgtgatCATTTCCTCGTCCGGACAGTTTTTGGGCTCCTCGATCGGTGATCTCATCCCGGGAAGTCCGGCGGAGCGGTGCGGTGAGCTGAAGATCGGTGATCGGATTATTGCGGTGAACTCGATCGACATTACGGGCATGAGCCACAGTGACGTGGTTAACCTGATCAAGGAGTCCGGGCTGCAGGTGAAACTGACGATCGATAGTCCGCGTGATGGCATCATGCATCCTGCGATCGGATCGCTCATCCAACCGAGTGTCCCTACATCCGCTCCACCGCATGGTGGCGTCATGAATGGCGGTGGTGTTggaggaggtggaggaggtCCAATGCTTAGCTCCAACACGGACCTGTACgtgagcagcaacagcacggcTAGCGGCAGCAATGGACCGACGATCAACCGGTACCCGGCGATCATATCCTGA